The genomic region ACGACGAGGCGCTTACCGCCTACAACAGGGCGATAGACCTTAAACCCGACTACACCGAGGTCTACATCAAGATCGGGGACCTCCTGAAGAGCCAGGGGCTGAACGACGAGGCTCTTGTCGCCTACGGCAAGGGGGCGGAGAGCGCCGACGACTCCACGGAGGGTCTGATCCTGTCGGCCCGGCTCAACTTCGAGATGGGAAACTACGAGAAGGTGAAATCGATTCTCCAGACCCTCTTTCAATCCTCGCCGAACAACTTCGAGGGGCTCCTCCTCTACGGGAAGTCCTCGATGGCGCTCAGCGATTACGACACCGCGCTTGCCTATTTCAACCGCGCCGGCAAGATAAGGCCCGGCGACGCCAATATATATATTTATATAGGCAAGATACTGAACGAAAAGGGGGACTACTCCGGCGCCTCGAAAACACTGGTCAAGGCCTCGGAGCTTGCGGGAGAAAATCCCGCGATATTTAATCTTCTGGGTCAAAGCTACCTATCCATGAAGGAGTACGACAAGGCGATCGAGGTCTTCACGAAGGCGATGAAGCTGAATCCCAAAGGCGGAGATGCTTTTTACGGTCTCGGCTCGGCCTACTACAAGAAGGGGGAGTACATGATGGCGGAGGAGTTTTTACGGGACGCCGTCTCCCTCGACCCCTCCTTGTACCTTGCGTACGACGAGCTCGGAAACGTCCTCAACGCCCGGGGGAAGACAAAGGAGGCGATGGAGGCGTATCTCAAGGCTGTTGAGATAAAGCCGGACTTTGTCGAGGGATACAACCACATCGGGGTTGCCGCCATGGCCCTGGGCGACCTGGAGAAGGCCATATCGGTCTACGAGGGCGTCCTCAAGATAAATCCGAACTTTTATACCGCCTATCTCCACATCGGGAGGGCCTACGCCTCCTTCGGCAGGTTTGGCGAGGCGATAGAGATCCTGAACAAGGTGATAGACCTCGATAAGGACTACACAGAGGCCTATATAGAGCTTTCCCGAGTTTATCTCCTGAACAAGGAGCCGAAAAAGGCGATCAAGATCGTTGACCGGGTGTTGAAGAAAGATCCCGACTACGCCCCCGGCTACTTCGCCAAGGCCAGGATATACTCCCAGACCGGGAACTTCGAGGCGGCCGTCTCGAACTACGAAAAGACGATAGAGAAAGACCCGAAGTATATCGAGGCCTACCTCTCCCTCGGTGCGCTCTACACTTTTCTGGGCGAGAGTGACAAGGCGCTGGAGGTCTACCGGAAGTCGGTTACGATAGACGCCAAGAACTACGTCGCCTACTACAGGATGGCGGAGATACTGCTGGCCAGGAATAAAACGGTGGAGGCGGTGGGGCTTTTGGAGATAGCGGAGGGGCTCAATCCCCGCTACTACAACGCCCTTATACTCCTCGCCGAGACCTACCTCGACAACAGGGAGCTTGAATCCGCAATGAAATATTACAACCGCGCCCTCGAGACGGAGCCCACGAACCCGAGGGCGTACAAGGGGATAGGGAAGGTCCACTACTACAAGGAGGAGTACGAAGAGGCGATCTGGTCTTACGAGAAGTCGCTGAAGCTCGACCCCGACCAGTTCTTCGTCTACTACAGCCTGGGGGAGGTCTACGACAGGCTGAAGGACCCGGAAAAGGCGGCCACCTACTACGAGAAGTCGATCTCGCTCTCCCCCGACAACTACATGGCGTACACCAAGCTCGGAAGATTGAAGATGGAGGCGGGAAATGATACGGAAGCCCTGGAGGAGTTCAAAAAGGCGGTTACCTATTCCCCCGAATACGTGGAGGGATATTACTTCCTCGGGCTCGTTTACCACAAGCTCGACATGTACGATAATGCGATCGTCGCCCTGAAAACGGCCATAGAGCTGAAGCCCGACTTCAAGGACGTCATACTCCTTCTGGGAGTCAGCTATTTCGACAGCGGCTCCTACGACAAGGCTATCCCGGTGCTGAACGACTACCTCGCCGTCGACCCCCAAAGAATCGAGGCGATTATTCGTCTGGGGGAGGCGTACTCGAATACGGGGCAATACAAGCTCGCAGTGGATATCCTCTGGAAGGCGCTGGAGATCAACCCGGACGAGCCGAATCTATACTTTGTCCTCGGCAATAACTATTTCAAGATGGGCTCCTTCGATGAGGCCATATCCGCCTACAACAACGTCGTCAGGATCGACCCAAAGAACTACAAGGCGTACTACAACCTCGCGCTGGCTTTTTCCACGAGGGGCTGGGATGATGAGATGATGCTGGCCTTGAAAAAGGCTATATCGATCAGGCCCGATGACAAATTGGCGGTAGAAAAGCTGATCGAGGCGAACCAGAACCTCATGAGGAGCTACCCGGACGACTATAAGCCTTACCTGAACCTCGGGGACGGATTGAGGATCGCGGGGAGGTACTCGGAGGCGATTAAGTACCTCGAGACCGCCCACAACATGGTTCCTGAAAACCTCGACGTCCTATACTTTCTGGGGGAGTGCCACAGGGGGGCGGGGAACTACGACAGGGCGATCGAATATTACGAAAAGGTGATCGCTCAGAGCCCGAAGGAATACAGGTCGCACCTGGGTCTCGCCAATACCTACAAGGCGAGGGGCGATAACGACAACGCCGAAAAATATTTCTTGATGCTTCCGGGGCTTAAACCCGATGACTTCGAGCCGCTGGTCACGGTGGCCAAATTCTACATGGAAAAAGATGAGGCGGGCAAGGCCCTTAAATTTTACGAGAAGGCGGTCGACTTGAAGCCCGCCGACTACCTCCTCTACGCCGTAACCGCCCTCGTCTACGCCAAGGAG from Candidatus Zymogenus saltonus harbors:
- a CDS encoding tetratricopeptide repeat protein; its protein translation is MKRSSIILTIAIWLLLLSTPLFAFQEDEGIDKKEREYTESMSRGDFYLENGQYDEAIKKYKDAQGLYPTNPNPKNKLGNVYLKMGENEEAITAFREAVRVDPSFFQGYFNLGKSYLETGRYPEAIDALKRAVGVDSKSFISYFYLGEAYSKNKDYDEALTAYNRAIDLKPDYTEVYIKIGDLLKSQGLNDEALVAYGKGAESADDSTEGLILSARLNFEMGNYEKVKSILQTLFQSSPNNFEGLLLYGKSSMALSDYDTALAYFNRAGKIRPGDANIYIYIGKILNEKGDYSGASKTLVKASELAGENPAIFNLLGQSYLSMKEYDKAIEVFTKAMKLNPKGGDAFYGLGSAYYKKGEYMMAEEFLRDAVSLDPSLYLAYDELGNVLNARGKTKEAMEAYLKAVEIKPDFVEGYNHIGVAAMALGDLEKAISVYEGVLKINPNFYTAYLHIGRAYASFGRFGEAIEILNKVIDLDKDYTEAYIELSRVYLLNKEPKKAIKIVDRVLKKDPDYAPGYFAKARIYSQTGNFEAAVSNYEKTIEKDPKYIEAYLSLGALYTFLGESDKALEVYRKSVTIDAKNYVAYYRMAEILLARNKTVEAVGLLEIAEGLNPRYYNALILLAETYLDNRELESAMKYYNRALETEPTNPRAYKGIGKVHYYKEEYEEAIWSYEKSLKLDPDQFFVYYSLGEVYDRLKDPEKAATYYEKSISLSPDNYMAYTKLGRLKMEAGNDTEALEEFKKAVTYSPEYVEGYYFLGLVYHKLDMYDNAIVALKTAIELKPDFKDVILLLGVSYFDSGSYDKAIPVLNDYLAVDPQRIEAIIRLGEAYSNTGQYKLAVDILWKALEINPDEPNLYFVLGNNYFKMGSFDEAISAYNNVVRIDPKNYKAYYNLALAFSTRGWDDEMMLALKKAISIRPDDKLAVEKLIEANQNLMRSYPDDYKPYLNLGDGLRIAGRYSEAIKYLETAHNMVPENLDVLYFLGECHRGAGNYDRAIEYYEKVIAQSPKEYRSHLGLANTYKARGDNDNAEKYFLMLPGLKPDDFEPLVTVAKFYMEKDEAGKALKFYEKAVDLKPADYLLYAVTALVYAKENKKLNRAMELADQSLVLKAENGPAYKSKGYIYFKMKDYENAKKYLTAALQKLPDDAEIRGLLAEIRRSKD